Proteins encoded together in one Sceloporus undulatus isolate JIND9_A2432 ecotype Alabama chromosome 4, SceUnd_v1.1, whole genome shotgun sequence window:
- the PARP10 gene encoding LOW QUALITY PROTEIN: protein mono-ADP-ribosyltransferase PARP10 (The sequence of the model RefSeq protein was modified relative to this genomic sequence to represent the inferred CDS: inserted 1 base in 1 codon) — protein sequence MCGRSGSSQGQPWQSSLSRTGQWQRECCKDPTSSRGGSLDVCPYYDFLEPTEGKVEEPGGGEALPRDEGTPPVTCIPLPEEAPQRLLQSSLVLQELGGPVPECSLQLEGPRLCISGGDSIGQTRLEAHVRVALGEVVRERLPFSSWELEFLQREDVQQGLAEMLVEQQVGACYLPPEESGVVVVALTAPSARLATSLLRSALTHFLLPLSERHLLALASPSWDHLRAELRCCLVRLAENGERLEGLTLAGLEPENVGQLEAFLRDSVPDETVVAMEPAQLRFLQLYHQEVLAGMANLTPLPLEGEDITGLRLSGKAQACQAAADLLQSLLSAMHTQTVVLEQLPGVIRFLLEERGQAIVRALELRFRCAVGLERLCWAPLEAQHELERSWDPLAVSCQRDSPHRSQWSKGPDDATCVQSRADMAEIRGLLAALQPPDVAVAVPEEGGLAGGETVPAGAEEEDLYTAAPVAPLEKEGVQDSVPPNPETVEAGSLPGTAVSTNDEEAELLLAIQQSMDSVRQEEEEIRQATELSLLSWQREQVPSPDSEAAALRSAMSVSLEASDSAQLVVCTESEAAVELLVQELEATLRAHLREEEVVHQALRSPPALCLDYLTHLERRHGVRISLADSVATVRGFMEYPVGATRDIALLVSRFLPTMEVPGGSGGACWVRWEASGRDSPTPYSTQASALLEQAWCQGHKRLDVFFDGRPFTFNFERMEEYDLGNARTLPIGRTEPPPIAAPDPLVPSTLTEEAPTLVPLVEGSDEFRETVRNFYCALEHFHNKICLVKVEKLVHPLLYQQYQLKKAAMEKACGHQQVERVLYHGTTKESTQEICLHGFNRSFCGKNGTRYGNGVYFASRPSXSVQDQYSPCSGNGNKYIFVTLTLVGDYAVGSLACGHHLPGRRCHSRRYDRTVDKSRDPSIFVIFNDTQAYPPTSSPAGVKATLRVAKDWAATMPGPPHTHTLTDRAALICPAHKGPDVQVFMNQQPVRYRDPKGNTRNVRDPGRDQDNQQSIQEQGSSKASTKERGIVVRHTST from the exons ATGTGCGGGCGGTCAGGATCCTCCCAggggcaaccatggcagtcatCTCTTTCCAGGACTGGGCAG TGGCAGAGAGAGTGCTGCAAAGACCCCACCAGCTCTCGGGGGGGCAGTCTGGACGTCTGTCCCTACTATGACTTCTTGGAGCCCACAGAAGGGAAGGTGGAAgaaccaggaggaggagaagccttgCCAAGGGATGAGGGGACCCCTCCAGTGACCTGCATCCCCCTCCCGGAAGAGGCCCCACAGCGCCTGCTCCAGTCCAGCCTCGTCTTACAAGAGCTGGGGGGCCCTGTGCCGGAATGCTCCCTCCAGCTGGAGGGCCCTCGGCTGTGCATCTCAGGCGGGGACTCCATTGGCCAAACCCGGCTGGAGGCGCATGTCCGAGTGGCCTTGGGGGAGGTGGTCCGGGAGCGCCTGCCCTTCTcctcctgggaactggagttcctCCAGCGGGAGGATGTCCAACAGGGCTTGGCGGAGATGCTGGTGGAGCAGCAGGTGGGGGCCTGCTACCTGCCCCCCGAGGaaagtggggtggtggtggtggccttGACTGCCCCCTCGGCCCGCCTGGCCACTTCCCTCCTGCGCTCAGCCCTTACCCACTTCTTGCTGCCCCTCTCGGAGCGGCACCTGCTGGCGCTGGCCTCCCCCTCCTGGGACCACCTGCGGGCAGAGCTGCGGTGTTGCCTGGTGCGCCTGGCAGAGAACGGGGAGCGCCTGGAGGGTCTGACTCTGGCAGGGCTGGAGCCGGAGAATGtggggcagctggaggccttCCTGCGGGACAGCGTGCCAGACGAGACCGTGGTGGCCATGGAGCCTGCGCAGCTTCGCTTCTTGCAGCTCTACCACCAGGAGGTCCTTGCTGGAATGGCCAACCTCACGCCACTGCCCCTGGAGGGAGAGGACATCACTGGCTTGCGG CTTAGTGGCAAAGCCCAAGCATGCCAAGCGGCGGCCGATTTGCTGCAGAGCTTGCTGAGTGCTATGCATACCCAGACGGTAGTCCTGGAACAGCTGCCCGGCGTGATCCGCTTCCTGCTGGAGGAGCGCGGCCAGGCCATCGTCCGGGCCCTGGAGCTGCGCTTCCGTTGCGCTGTTGGGCTGGAGCGACTGTGCTGGGCCCCACTGGAGGCACAG CATGAACTGGAAAGGTCTTGGGATCCACTAGCCGTGAGTTGCCAACGAGATTCCCCGCACAGATCACAGTGGTCAAAGGGCCCGGATGATGCAACCTGTGTGCAGAGCAGAGCCGACATGG CGGAGATCAGGGGCCTCTTGGCTGCCCTCCAGCCCCCCGATGTGGCTGTGGCTGTCCCGGAGGAAGGAGGCCTTGCTGGAGGGGAGACGGTGCCGGCGGGGGCAGAAGAGGAGGATCTctacacagctgcaccagtggCTCCCCTTGAGAAAGAAGGGGTGCAGGACAGTGTGCCCCCGAACCCAGAGACAGTTGAGGCAGGTTCCCTGCCTGGCACAGCCGTCAGCACCAATGACGAGGAGGCTGAGCTGCTGCTGGCCATCCAGCAGTCCATGGACAGCGTCcggcaggaagaggaagagatccGGCAGGCCACCGAGCTCTCCCTGCTCTCCTGGCAGCGGGAGCAGGTGCCCAGTCCAGACTCCGAGGCTGCCGCCCTCCGGTCCGCCATGAGTGTCTCCCTGGAGGCGAGTGATTCGGCTCAGCTGGTGGTCTGCACAGAGTCCGAGGCGGCCGTGGAGCTCCTAGTCCAGGAGCTGGAGGCCACACTGCGGGCACACCTGcgggaggaggaggtggtccaCCAGGCCTTGCGCTCGCCGCCTGCCTTGTGCCTGGACTATCTGACCCACTTGGAGCGGAGGCATGGGGTGCGGATCTCATTGGCAGACTCGGTGGCCACGGTGCGCGGCTTCATGGAGTACCCTGTGGGCGCCACCCGTGACATCGCACTGCTGGTTTCCCGTTTCCTGCCGACAATGGAGGTGCCGGGGGGCTCTGGAGGGGCCTGCTGGGTGCGCTGGGAGGCTTCTGGCCGGGATTCCCCCACCCCATATTCTACTCAGGCCAGTGCCCTTCTGGAGCAGGCGTGGTGCCAAGGACACAAGCGGCTGGATGTCTTCTTCGACGGGCGACCCTTCACCTTCAACTTTGAGCGGATGGAGGAATACGATCTGGGTAATGCGCGCACGCTGCCCATTGGCCGCACAGAGCCCCCACCCATAGCTGCCCCAG ACCCCCTTGTTCCCTCAACATTGACAGAGGAGGCTCCGACATTGGTGCCGCTGGTCGAGGGCTCAGATGAGTTCCGAGAAACCGTCCGCAATTTCTACTGCGCGCTGGAGCACTTCCATAACAAGATCTGCCTCGTCAAG GTGGAGAAGCTGGTACACCCGCTGCTCTACCAGCAATACCAGCTGAAGAAAGCTGCCATGGAGAAGGCCTGCGGGCACCAGCAGGTGGAACGGGTCCTGTACCACGGCACCACGAAGGAGTCCACCCAAGAGATCTGCCTTCACGGCTTCAACCGCAGCTTCTGTGGCAAGAACG GTACGCGCTACGGCAACGGGGTCTACTTCGCCAGTAGGCCTT TCTCGGTTCAGGACCAGTACTCACCCTGCAGCGGCAACGGCAACAAGTAcatctttgttaccttgaccctGGTGGGGGACTATGCGGTGGGGAGCCTGGCATGCGGGCACCACCTTCCGGGAAGGAGATGCCACTCACGCCGCTACGACAGAACTGTGGACAAGAGCCGGGATCCCTCTATCTTTGTCATTTTCAACGACACGCAGGCCTATCCCCCCACCTCATCACCTGCCGGTGTCAAGGCCACGCTGAGGGTGGCCAAGGACTGGGCTGCCACTATGCCgggacccccccacacacacacactgaccgaCCGAGCTGCCCTCATTTGCCCTGCCCACAAGGGTCCTGACG TCCAGGTCTTCATGAACCAGCAGCCGGTCCGATACAGAGATCCAAAAGGTAACACAAGGAACGTCAGAGACCCAGGCAGAGATCAAGACAACCAGCAATCCATCCAGGAACAAGGCAGTAGCAAGGCTTCTACCAAAGAAAGAGGGATAGTTGTCAGACATAcgtcaacatga